GTATTACCTCAAATGAGTTCTGACATGCTTCAAAGAGGGCTCTGTTGTCATCAATCCGTAAGTCTCTTTTAAACCAGAAGATGACTCTCCTATACACTTAAATCCTCTGGAAAAGGCTCAAGGTATTTCTGAAGTAGAATGTAATCATTTTCAAATCTGTAGGCAAAGTTTCTGAGAAGCTCAATAAGAACTCTTCGTTTAATCATGTTTTTTCTATATTTTTCCATAAGCTCTAAAAAGTGTGCACGTTCTCTCTGACTTAGATATCTTGATATATGCCCAAAAATATGGGTAAGTGTGTTTATATGTCTTGCTTTTGTTGGCTTTTTTCTAAAAACCTCAATAAATACTTCACCATACTTAGAAATTTTTTCAGTTATATTGATTTTTCCATCCGCAACAATTCTTCCAAGAATTTTCAGATGTTGTTGGCTATATGTCATAAGAAGATATTTGTATTTCGTATGAAATCTCACCAAATCTGACTCTTTAAGATTTTTACTAAGAGCTTTAAATTCACAGAGAGCAAAAATTCTTGTTAAGAAATGATTTCTTATGTTTTCATCTCTTAGTCTTCCCTCATCCTCTATTGGAAGTAATGGAAAGGCTTTTTTTAGGCTTTCAGCAAGAAATCCGTCTGTTTTACCTATAACTACACCATCTCTGTAAAGTTTTGTTGATGAGACTCCACAGGAAGGAGACTTTGCCTTCAGGACAGCGCCATCTATTTTGTTTAATTGTTTAATTACATTTTCAACATAACTAATCATTTTATCGGTTAAATCTAATCCAGTTTCCTGTTGGATTAATCTCTTTTCATTGTTATTTTGTATAATGATTACAGGAACTCTTGGCACACCAAGTCCTATCTCAACCTCAGGACATAAATATACACAGTCAACATATCTCTTTAAATTTTCAACAAACTCATCAACAACCAGTCCACTATTGTATCTTACAGGCTCAAAAAAACATCTGCTGAATAGAATTTTTGGCTTTAGCATAATTTATATTATAATGATTGGAAATGTTTGAACAAAAAATTCAAGCAATATCTCCAATTATACTTGCTCTAATTGCAGGTATTTTTACTTGGTTTATGA
The Thermodesulfovibrio yellowstonii DSM 11347 DNA segment above includes these coding regions:
- a CDS encoding YbgA family protein; amino-acid sequence: MLKPKILFSRCFFEPVRYNSGLVVDEFVENLKRYVDCVYLCPEVEIGLGVPRVPVIIIQNNNEKRLIQQETGLDLTDKMISYVENVIKQLNKIDGAVLKAKSPSCGVSSTKLYRDGVVIGKTDGFLAESLKKAFPLLPIEDEGRLRDENIRNHFLTRIFALCEFKALSKNLKESDLVRFHTKYKYLLMTYSQQHLKILGRIVADGKINITEKISKYGEVFIEVFRKKPTKARHINTLTHIFGHISRYLSQRERAHFLELMEKYRKNMIKRRVLIELLRNFAYRFENDYILLQKYLEPFPEDLSV